A region from the Paenarthrobacter aurescens genome encodes:
- a CDS encoding GntR family transcriptional regulator — MIDDSKPIFVQIAELIENGIVDGTMAEESQVPSTNDFAAFHRINPATAAKGVNLLVDSGILYKRRGIGMFVATGARAQLVARRTEEFFEQYVKPLALEARKLGITTEQLNSMIERSSGLEPDNATDKERSAAL, encoded by the coding sequence ATGATTGATGACAGCAAACCGATCTTCGTGCAGATCGCAGAGCTCATTGAAAACGGAATCGTGGACGGGACCATGGCTGAAGAGTCACAGGTTCCCTCCACCAACGACTTCGCAGCTTTCCACCGCATCAATCCGGCGACTGCCGCCAAGGGCGTCAATCTGCTGGTGGATTCAGGAATTCTCTATAAACGCAGGGGGATAGGGATGTTCGTTGCCACAGGAGCGCGGGCACAGTTGGTTGCACGCCGGACCGAAGAGTTTTTTGAGCAGTACGTCAAGCCGCTGGCCTTGGAAGCCCGAAAACTGGGCATAACAACCGAGCAGCTGAATTCCATGATTGAACGCAGCTCCGGGCTTGAGCCGGACAATGCGACAGATAAGGAAAGGAGCGCGGCCCTGTGA
- a CDS encoding ABC transporter ATP-binding protein, protein MNETVVEARNLIKHYKDLNALDNVNLKLTANRIYGLLGRNGAGKTTLMSILTAQAFATSGEALVFGASAYENEAVLSRICFIRESQKYPDDFQPHHAFRSAALFYKNWDQGFAERLAEEFQLPLKRRIKKLSRGQLSAVGVIIGLASRAELTFFDEPYLGLDAVARQLFYDRLVEDYAQHPRTIILSSHLIDEVANLLEHVVVIDHGKIIMDADAEEIRGSAVTVSGSAEKVDTFLAGRRILHRETLGSLASVTVDEVLSGRERTEARELGLELSPVSLQQLVVRKTMAGAGATETAREEFADHTMEARR, encoded by the coding sequence GTGAACGAGACCGTCGTCGAGGCCCGTAACCTGATCAAGCATTACAAAGACCTCAATGCTTTGGACAACGTCAACCTCAAGCTCACAGCGAACCGTATCTACGGGCTGCTGGGACGCAATGGAGCTGGCAAGACCACGTTGATGTCCATTCTCACCGCCCAGGCCTTCGCCACCTCCGGCGAAGCCCTCGTCTTCGGCGCAAGTGCCTACGAGAACGAGGCCGTGCTCTCCCGGATCTGCTTCATCCGTGAATCGCAGAAGTACCCGGATGATTTCCAACCGCACCATGCCTTCCGCTCCGCCGCCCTTTTCTACAAAAACTGGGATCAGGGCTTCGCCGAGCGCCTCGCCGAAGAATTCCAGTTGCCCCTCAAGCGCCGGATCAAGAAGCTCTCGCGTGGTCAGCTGTCCGCCGTCGGAGTGATTATTGGCTTGGCCTCGCGTGCAGAGCTGACATTCTTCGACGAGCCGTACCTGGGGCTGGACGCCGTAGCCCGCCAGCTGTTCTATGACCGCTTGGTGGAGGATTACGCGCAGCACCCCCGCACCATCATCCTTTCCTCGCACCTGATCGATGAGGTTGCCAATCTCCTTGAACACGTGGTGGTGATCGACCACGGGAAGATCATCATGGATGCCGATGCCGAGGAGATCCGTGGTTCGGCTGTCACGGTTTCAGGTTCGGCTGAAAAGGTGGACACTTTCCTGGCCGGCCGCAGGATACTGCACCGCGAGACGCTGGGCTCCCTGGCCTCTGTGACCGTGGACGAGGTGCTCAGCGGCCGCGAACGCACCGAAGCCCGGGAGCTGGGCCTGGAACTATCCCCGGTTTCCCTGCAGCAATTGGTGGTTCGCAAGACCATGGCCGGGGCAGGCGCAACAGAAACAGCCCGTGAAGAATTCGCCGATCACACGATGGAGGCAAGGCGATGA